Proteins co-encoded in one Pseudoxanthobacter soli DSM 19599 genomic window:
- a CDS encoding heme-dependent oxidative N-demethylase family protein has translation MTDFAHTPYDGSRKPFSIGLQPVDLADWFLPDRLLVAYLDEKEDLIAHRPEAVWREEIETRAAQREVADLVAAHLVEIHPGLYRRAGEGVAVLPADRVVDLSDAAGPPLLQVSRLVQEDLCLMRKGAGGYRLAAASLCFPSSWSLAEKFGKTLDGLHEPVPHYAEQLAARMNRIFDSLRVGFPVWRMNWALNPDPELHHPESKNGPRDRAWTAGPDVVAARTFIRVERQTLRRLPESGDILFTIKIEIDPLTALARHPDGAALADSLKGQILALDEPQLAYKALTQHRDRVVAALDAVAARTRKAGEAPAEV, from the coding sequence ATGACCGATTTCGCCCATACGCCCTATGACGGCTCGCGCAAGCCGTTCTCCATCGGCCTGCAGCCGGTCGACCTCGCCGACTGGTTCCTGCCCGACCGGCTTCTCGTCGCCTATCTCGACGAGAAGGAGGACCTGATCGCGCACCGCCCCGAAGCCGTGTGGCGCGAGGAGATCGAGACCCGCGCCGCCCAGCGCGAGGTGGCCGACCTCGTCGCCGCCCACCTCGTCGAGATCCATCCCGGCCTCTACCGGCGCGCGGGCGAGGGCGTGGCCGTCCTGCCCGCCGACCGCGTCGTCGATCTTTCCGACGCCGCCGGCCCGCCGCTTCTGCAGGTCTCGCGGCTGGTGCAGGAAGATCTCTGCCTGATGCGCAAGGGCGCGGGCGGCTACCGCCTCGCCGCCGCCTCGCTGTGCTTCCCGTCGTCCTGGTCGCTGGCGGAAAAGTTCGGCAAGACCCTCGACGGCCTGCACGAGCCGGTGCCGCATTATGCCGAGCAGCTCGCCGCGCGCATGAACCGCATCTTCGACAGCCTGCGCGTCGGCTTTCCGGTGTGGCGGATGAACTGGGCGCTCAATCCCGATCCCGAACTGCATCATCCGGAATCGAAGAACGGCCCGCGCGACCGCGCCTGGACCGCCGGGCCGGACGTCGTCGCCGCGCGCACCTTCATCCGTGTCGAGCGCCAGACCCTGCGCCGCCTGCCGGAAAGCGGCGACATCCTGTTCACCATCAAGATCGAGATCGACCCGCTGACCGCGCTCGCCCGCCACCCCGACGGCGCCGCGCTGGCGGACAGTCTGAAGGGCCAGATCCTCGCACTCGACGAGCCGCAACTCGCCTACAAGGCCCTCACGCAGCACCGCGACCGCGTGGTCGCCGCCCTCGATGCCGTCGCAGCCAGGACGCGGAAAGCCGGCGAGGCGCCCGCCGAAGTTTAG
- a CDS encoding M3 family oligoendopeptidase produces the protein MPRLASPGPFPPAAGPAFAPSAATASAAALGDLPEWNLDDLYPGMDSPAVATDLARALEEARAFEAEVKGTLATRLSGPQGGAALAEVIARLEALEELVGRLYSFAGLVYAGDTSDPKRAKFYGDVQEKLTTAGTHLLFFGLELNDLDAAALEAGYAAPALSHYRPWIEDCRREKPYQLEPRIEQLFHEKSVTGHAAWNRLFDETVAGLTVEIATETMTLEQALNRLSDPVPARREAAAVALAEVFKENLRTFTLVMNVLAKDKEISDRWRGFQDVADSRHLANRVEREVVDALVAAVRDAFPRLSHRYYAMKARWLGKEALDHWDRNAPLPEADDRVVPWKDARATVLEAYSRFSPDMAAIADRFFERGWIDAPARPGKSPGAFAHPTVPSAHPYVLLNYQGRVRDVMTLAHELGHGVHQVLAAPNGALMAPTPLTLAETASVFGEMLTFRTLIDRTRTATERKVMLASKVEDMLNTVVRQIAFYTFERRIHLERREGELTAERISDIWLEVQRESLGPAIRLNPGYETFWCYISHFIHAPFYVYAYAFGDCLVNSLYAVYSQAESGFQEKYFALLKAGGTRHHGELLAPFGLDARDPDFWKRGLDVISGMIDELETLD, from the coding sequence ATGCCTCGCCTTGCTTCGCCCGGTCCGTTTCCGCCTGCCGCCGGCCCCGCATTCGCTCCGTCGGCTGCCACGGCATCGGCAGCCGCGCTCGGCGACCTGCCGGAGTGGAATCTCGACGATCTCTATCCGGGCATGGACTCTCCGGCGGTTGCCACCGATCTCGCCCGCGCGCTGGAAGAAGCCCGCGCCTTTGAGGCCGAGGTGAAGGGCACGCTCGCCACCCGCCTGTCCGGGCCGCAGGGCGGCGCCGCGCTGGCCGAGGTGATCGCGCGCCTGGAGGCGCTGGAGGAACTGGTCGGCCGGCTCTATTCGTTCGCCGGGCTCGTCTATGCCGGCGATACCTCCGATCCGAAGCGGGCGAAGTTCTACGGCGACGTGCAGGAGAAGCTGACGACGGCCGGCACCCACCTGCTGTTCTTCGGCCTCGAACTCAACGATCTCGATGCCGCCGCGCTGGAAGCCGGCTACGCTGCGCCGGCGCTGTCCCATTACCGCCCCTGGATCGAGGACTGCCGCCGCGAGAAGCCCTACCAGCTCGAACCCCGCATCGAGCAGCTGTTCCACGAGAAGTCCGTCACCGGCCATGCCGCCTGGAACCGCCTGTTCGACGAGACCGTGGCCGGGCTGACGGTGGAGATCGCCACCGAGACGATGACGCTGGAGCAGGCCCTGAACCGGCTGTCCGATCCGGTGCCGGCGCGGCGCGAGGCGGCGGCCGTCGCGCTCGCCGAGGTGTTCAAGGAAAACCTGCGCACGTTCACGCTCGTCATGAACGTGCTCGCCAAGGACAAGGAAATCTCCGATCGCTGGCGCGGCTTCCAGGATGTCGCGGATTCGCGCCATCTCGCCAACCGCGTCGAGCGCGAGGTGGTGGATGCGCTCGTCGCCGCCGTGCGCGACGCCTTCCCCCGCCTGTCCCACCGCTACTACGCCATGAAGGCGCGCTGGCTCGGCAAGGAAGCGCTCGACCACTGGGACCGCAATGCCCCGCTGCCGGAGGCCGACGACCGGGTGGTGCCGTGGAAAGACGCGCGCGCCACCGTGCTCGAAGCCTACAGCCGGTTCTCGCCGGACATGGCGGCGATCGCCGACCGCTTCTTCGAGCGCGGCTGGATCGACGCGCCGGCGCGGCCGGGCAAGTCGCCGGGCGCGTTCGCGCATCCGACCGTGCCGAGCGCGCACCCTTATGTGCTCCTGAACTATCAGGGCCGGGTGCGGGACGTGATGACGCTCGCCCACGAACTCGGCCACGGCGTCCATCAGGTGCTGGCGGCGCCGAACGGCGCGCTGATGGCGCCGACGCCGCTGACGCTGGCCGAGACCGCCAGCGTGTTCGGCGAGATGCTGACCTTCCGCACCCTGATCGACCGCACCCGCACCGCCACCGAGCGCAAGGTGATGCTGGCCTCGAAGGTGGAAGACATGCTGAACACGGTCGTGCGCCAGATCGCGTTCTACACCTTCGAACGGCGCATCCACCTCGAGCGCCGCGAGGGCGAACTCACCGCCGAGCGCATCTCGGATATCTGGCTCGAAGTGCAGCGCGAAAGCCTGGGGCCGGCGATCCGGCTCAATCCGGGCTACGAGACGTTCTGGTGCTACATCTCGCACTTCATCCATGCGCCGTTCTACGTCTATGCCTACGCCTTCGGCGACTGTCTGGTGAACTCGCTCTACGCGGTCTATTCGCAGGCCGAGAGCGGCTTTCAGGAGAAATATTTCGCGCTCCTCAAGGCCGGCGGCACCCGGCACCACGGCGAACTGCTCGCCCCGTTCGGCCTCGATGCCCGCGATCCGGATTTCTGGAAGCGCGGCCTCGACGTCATCTCGGGCATGATCGACGAACTGGAAACCCTCGACTGA